A single window of Streptomyces aquilus DNA harbors:
- a CDS encoding MFS transporter: MATVEAAGGRAPAWRGGFGRLWGAAVLSSFGDALRTAALPLLATTLTDEPLAIAAVTACGYLPWLVFGLLGGAVADRVDQRRAMWTVDALRGLLVACFAVAVGLGHASIGLLIALAFALTTFQTLFDNASTALLPSLVDDDALGSANARLMTGQKIAGGLLGAPVVPLLLAGGAALPFAADAATFLLAAALVASLRPASPARGPRPAGSTLRREITEGLRTLARDRALRGLCAATALCNIGVGALIATMVLLVTGWLDAGHTGFVVATTAYTVGSLAGGAVNRLLVSRVGRVRAVLLGGSVQIGALVVMGTVRSLLALVAAMALFGLMGMVWNVNTTTLMQQRSPADMLGRVSSAFRTLGVAGAPIGALLGGAVATAWGLNTPALLAAAFFTLSVASLIPAFKRDVPVVAPQDSATTAHVPR; this comes from the coding sequence TGTGGGGTGCCGCCGTGCTCTCCAGCTTCGGAGACGCGCTGCGTACGGCGGCGCTGCCCCTGCTGGCCACCACGCTGACCGACGAGCCCCTGGCGATAGCGGCGGTCACCGCCTGTGGCTATCTGCCCTGGCTGGTCTTCGGACTGCTCGGCGGCGCCGTCGCCGACCGCGTGGACCAGCGGCGCGCGATGTGGACGGTGGATGCCCTACGCGGTCTGCTCGTCGCCTGCTTCGCGGTCGCCGTCGGCCTCGGCCACGCCTCCATCGGCCTGCTGATCGCGCTCGCCTTCGCGCTGACCACGTTCCAGACCCTCTTCGACAACGCCTCCACGGCCCTGCTGCCGTCCCTGGTCGACGACGACGCCCTCGGCAGCGCCAACGCCCGGCTGATGACCGGGCAGAAGATCGCGGGCGGACTGCTGGGCGCCCCCGTCGTGCCGCTGCTGCTCGCGGGCGGCGCCGCGCTGCCCTTCGCGGCCGACGCGGCGACCTTCCTGCTGGCCGCCGCGCTGGTGGCCTCACTGCGGCCGGCGTCCCCCGCCCGGGGGCCCAGACCGGCGGGCAGCACCCTGCGCCGGGAGATCACCGAGGGCCTGCGCACCCTGGCCCGCGACCGTGCCCTGCGCGGCCTGTGCGCTGCCACCGCCCTGTGCAACATCGGCGTGGGCGCCCTCATCGCGACCATGGTGCTGCTGGTGACCGGCTGGCTGGACGCGGGCCACACCGGGTTCGTGGTGGCGACGACGGCCTACACCGTCGGCTCGCTGGCCGGGGGAGCGGTCAACCGGCTGCTCGTCTCCCGGGTGGGCCGGGTGCGGGCGGTACTGCTCGGGGGGAGCGTGCAGATCGGCGCGCTCGTCGTCATGGGAACCGTCCGCAGCCTGCTCGCGCTGGTCGCCGCGATGGCCCTCTTCGGACTCATGGGCATGGTGTGGAACGTGAACACCACGACCCTCATGCAGCAGCGCAGCCCCGCCGACATGCTCGGCCGGGTCAGCTCCGCCTTCCGGACCCTGGGCGTCGCCGGGGCACCCATAGGAGCCCTGCTGGGCGGGGCCGTCGCCACGGCCTGGGGACTCAACACCCCGGCGCTGCTGGCCGCCGCGTTCTTCACGCTGTCCGTCGCCTCGTTGATACCGGCGTTCAAGCGGGACGTACCTGTTGTTGCACCGCAGGACAGCGCCACGACAGCTCACGTCCCCCGCTGA
- the pgl gene encoding 6-phosphogluconolactonase translates to MSTPQLVVHRDKELMAQAAAARLITKIVDAQASRGQASVVLTGGRNGNGLLAALAAAPARDAIDWGRLDLWWGDERFLPEGDPDRNVTQAREALLDAVPLDPKRVHAMPASDGPYGADVDAAAAGYAEELARAAVPENHGSVPTFDVLMLGVGPDTHVASLFPELPAVRETDRTVVGVRGAPKPPPTRVTLTLPAIRAAREVWLLAAGEDKAQAAAIALSGAGEIQAPAAGAQGRSRTLWLLDAAAASQLPRSLYPPASP, encoded by the coding sequence GTGAGCACTCCGCAGCTGGTCGTGCACCGCGACAAGGAGCTGATGGCCCAGGCCGCGGCGGCCCGCCTGATCACGAAGATCGTGGACGCGCAGGCCTCCCGGGGCCAGGCGTCCGTGGTCCTCACCGGCGGCCGCAACGGCAACGGCCTGCTGGCCGCGCTGGCGGCGGCTCCGGCCCGGGACGCGATCGACTGGGGCCGGCTCGACCTGTGGTGGGGAGACGAGCGCTTCCTGCCCGAGGGCGACCCGGACCGCAATGTCACGCAGGCCCGCGAGGCCCTGCTGGACGCGGTGCCGCTCGACCCGAAGCGGGTGCACGCCATGCCCGCCTCGGACGGCCCCTACGGCGCCGACGTGGACGCGGCGGCGGCCGGGTACGCGGAGGAACTGGCCCGCGCGGCCGTCCCCGAGAACCACGGCTCGGTGCCGACCTTCGACGTCCTGATGCTGGGCGTCGGCCCGGACACGCACGTGGCGTCGCTGTTCCCGGAGCTCCCCGCGGTGCGCGAGACGGACCGCACGGTGGTCGGCGTCCGCGGCGCCCCCAAGCCGCCGCCGACCCGGGTCACCCTCACCCTGCCCGCCATCCGCGCCGCCCGCGAGGTCTGGCTCCTGGCGGCGGGCGAGGACAAGGCCCAGGCCGCGGCGATCGCCCTGTCGGGCGCGGGCGAGATCCAGGCCCCGGCAGCCGGCGCCCAGGGCCGCTCCCGCACCCTGTGGCTCCTGGACGCGGCAGCGGCCTCCCAGCTGCCACGCTCGCTGTACCCGCCGGCGTCACCCTGA
- the opcA gene encoding glucose-6-phosphate dehydrogenase assembly protein OpcA yields the protein MKIDLTDTTASKINKALVKGRRAIGTPAVGMVLTLVIVTDEENAYDALKAANDASREHPSRTLVVIKRVSRSPRDRTKSRLDAEVRVGADAGTGETVVLRLYGDVVNHAQSVVLPLLLPDAPVVVWWPVDAPLDPANDPLGALAQRRVTDTYASEQPVRDLGARADTYTPGDTDLSWTRITPWRSMLAAALDQVTVDVKGVEVEGEEFNPSCELLAMWLADRLDVPVKRSLSSGPGLTAVRMDTNHGPIVLDRADGALATLSIEGQPDRAVALKRRETAELIAEELRRLDPDDTYASALRFGVEKLNVASATDGAPAAGGVPAAVETPVEEAVKAPAKKAAAKRAPAKKAAAK from the coding sequence ATGAAGATAGACCTCACGGACACCACCGCCAGCAAGATCAACAAGGCGCTGGTCAAGGGCCGCCGGGCCATCGGCACGCCGGCCGTCGGCATGGTGCTGACGCTGGTCATCGTCACGGACGAGGAGAACGCGTACGACGCGCTCAAGGCCGCCAACGACGCGTCGCGCGAGCACCCCTCGCGCACGCTGGTGGTCATCAAGCGCGTCTCGCGCTCGCCCCGCGACCGGACGAAGTCCCGCCTGGACGCCGAGGTACGGGTGGGCGCGGACGCGGGCACCGGCGAGACGGTCGTGCTGCGGCTGTACGGCGACGTCGTCAACCACGCCCAGTCGGTCGTCCTGCCGCTGCTGCTGCCCGACGCCCCCGTGGTCGTCTGGTGGCCGGTGGACGCGCCGCTCGACCCGGCGAACGACCCGCTGGGCGCGCTGGCCCAGCGCCGGGTCACCGACACCTATGCGTCGGAGCAGCCGGTACGGGACCTGGGCGCCCGTGCCGACACCTACACCCCCGGCGACACCGACCTGTCCTGGACCCGCATCACGCCCTGGCGCTCGATGCTGGCGGCGGCCCTCGACCAGGTCACCGTGGACGTCAAGGGCGTCGAGGTGGAGGGCGAGGAGTTCAACCCGAGCTGTGAGCTGCTGGCGATGTGGCTCGCGGACCGGCTGGACGTGCCGGTGAAGCGGTCGCTGTCCTCGGGGCCCGGCCTCACCGCGGTCCGCATGGACACCAACCACGGTCCGATCGTCCTCGACCGCGCGGACGGCGCCCTCGCGACGCTGTCCATCGAGGGTCAGCCGGACCGTGCGGTGGCGCTCAAGCGGCGCGAGACGGCCGAGCTGATCGCGGAGGAGCTGCGGCGCCTCGACCCGGACGACACGTACGCGTCCGCGCTGCGGTTCGGGGTGGAGAAGCTGAACGTCGCTTCGGCGACGGACGGTGCCCCGGCTGCGGGCGGTGTCCCGGCTGCCGTCGAGACGCCTGTGGAGGAGGCCGTGAAGGCTCCGGCGAAGAAGGCCGCCGCCAAGCGCGCCCCGGCCAAGAAGGCGGCGGCGAAGTGA
- the zwf gene encoding glucose-6-phosphate dehydrogenase has translation MPAFSGSGANPLRDPADRRLPRIAGPSGLVIFGVTGDLSRKKLMPAVYDLANRGLLPPGFSLVGFARREWEHEDFAAEVHDAVKAHARTPFREEVWQQLIQGMRFVQGTFDDDDAFERLRGTIEELDKAQGTGGNFAFYLSVPPRSFPVVIQQLKKHGLADQSAGSWRRAVIEKPFGHDLKSAEDLNKVVHEVFAPDQVFRIDHYLGKETVQNILALRFANQMFEPIWNRSFVDHVQITMAEDIGIGGRAGYYDGIGAARDVIQNHLLQLMALTAMEEPSSFDADALAAEKTKVLGAVRLPKDLGRDTVRGQYAEGWQGGEQAVGYLQEEGIDPKSKTDTYAAIKLEVDNRRWAGVPFYLRTGKRLGRRVTEIAVVFQRAPHSPFDSTATEELGQNAIVIRVQPDEGITVRFGSKVPGTSMEIRDVSMDFAYGESFTESSPEAYERLILDVLLGDSNLFPRTEEVELSWKILDPIEEYWDKHGKPAQYPSGTWGPVEADEMLAREGRSWRRP, from the coding sequence TTGCCAGCCTTTTCCGGTTCCGGAGCGAACCCGCTTCGTGACCCCGCGGACCGACGGCTCCCGCGTATCGCGGGGCCGTCGGGCCTGGTCATCTTCGGCGTCACGGGCGACCTGTCCCGTAAGAAGCTCATGCCCGCCGTGTACGACCTCGCCAACCGGGGTCTGCTGCCGCCGGGCTTCTCCCTGGTCGGCTTCGCACGCCGGGAGTGGGAGCACGAGGACTTCGCCGCCGAGGTCCACGACGCCGTCAAGGCGCACGCCCGTACGCCGTTCCGTGAGGAGGTCTGGCAGCAGCTCATCCAGGGGATGCGCTTCGTCCAGGGCACCTTCGACGACGACGACGCGTTCGAGCGGCTGCGCGGCACCATCGAGGAGCTCGACAAGGCGCAGGGCACGGGCGGCAACTTCGCCTTCTACCTGTCGGTGCCGCCGCGCTCCTTCCCGGTGGTCATCCAGCAGCTGAAGAAGCACGGCCTCGCCGACCAGTCCGCCGGTTCCTGGCGGCGCGCGGTCATCGAGAAGCCGTTCGGCCACGACCTGAAGTCGGCCGAGGATCTCAACAAGGTCGTCCACGAGGTCTTCGCCCCGGACCAGGTCTTCCGTATCGACCACTACCTGGGCAAGGAGACCGTCCAGAACATCCTGGCGCTCCGCTTCGCCAACCAGATGTTCGAGCCGATCTGGAACCGGTCCTTCGTGGACCACGTGCAGATCACCATGGCCGAGGACATCGGCATCGGTGGTCGCGCGGGGTACTACGACGGCATCGGCGCGGCCCGTGACGTCATCCAGAACCACCTCCTCCAGCTCATGGCCCTCACGGCCATGGAGGAGCCCTCGTCCTTCGACGCGGACGCGCTGGCCGCCGAGAAGACCAAGGTGCTCGGCGCCGTCCGGCTGCCGAAGGACCTGGGCCGGGACACCGTCCGCGGTCAGTACGCCGAGGGCTGGCAGGGCGGCGAGCAGGCGGTCGGCTACCTCCAGGAGGAGGGCATCGACCCCAAGTCGAAGACCGACACGTACGCCGCGATCAAGCTGGAGGTCGACAACCGCCGCTGGGCGGGCGTCCCCTTCTACCTGCGCACCGGCAAGCGGCTCGGCCGCCGGGTCACGGAGATCGCGGTCGTCTTCCAGCGGGCTCCGCACTCCCCCTTCGACTCGACGGCGACCGAGGAACTCGGCCAGAACGCGATCGTCATCCGCGTCCAGCCGGACGAGGGCATCACCGTCCGCTTCGGCTCCAAGGTGCCCGGCACCTCGATGGAGATCCGGGACGTGTCGATGGACTTCGCGTACGGCGAGTCCTTCACGGAGTCCTCGCCCGAGGCGTACGAGCGTCTGATCCTCGACGTGCTGCTCGGCGACTCGAACCTCTTCCCGCGCACCGAGGAGGTCGAGCTGTCCTGGAAGATCCTCGACCCGATCGAGGAGTACTGGGACAAGCACGGCAAGCCCGCCCAGTACCCGTCCGGTACGTGGGGGCCGGTCGAGGCGGACGAAATGCTCGCACGCGAGGGACGGAGCTGGCGCCGGCCATGA
- the pgi gene encoding glucose-6-phosphate isomerase: MNADGRTRLNQTPEWTALAKHREELGEVRLRELFAADPGRGTGYTAQVGDLHIDYSKHLVTDETLRLLRELAAATDVFGLRDAMFRGEKINTTENRAVLHIALRAARDAVVEVDGENVVPQVHAVLDKMAGFADRVRSGEWTGHTGKRIKNVVNIGIGGSDLGPAMAYEVLRAYTDRDLTVRFVSNVDGADLHEATRDLDAAETLFVIASKTFTTIETITNATSAREWLLGELKAGQEAVAQHFVALSTNAGKVADFGIDTANMFEFWDWVGGRYSYDSAIGLSLMIAIGPDRFREMLDGFRIVDEHFRTAPAESNVPLLLGLLGIWYGNFHDAQSHAVLPYSHYLSKFTAYLQQLDMESNGKYVGRDGLAVDWQTGPVVWGTPGTNGQHAYYQLIHQGTKLIPADFIGFAEPVAELSEGLKAQHDLLMANFFAQTQALAFGKTPDEVRAEGVPEELVAHKTFLGNHPTTTILAKELTPSVLGQLVALYEHKVFMQGAVWNIDSFDQWGVELGKVLAKRVEPALTEGADVPGLDASTRALVAKYRELRGR; this comes from the coding sequence ATGAACGCAGACGGCCGTACCAGGCTCAACCAGACGCCCGAGTGGACCGCTCTGGCCAAGCACCGCGAGGAACTCGGCGAGGTGCGGCTGCGCGAGCTGTTCGCCGCCGACCCCGGGCGCGGTACCGGCTACACGGCGCAGGTCGGCGACCTGCACATCGACTACTCCAAGCACCTGGTCACCGACGAGACCCTGCGGCTGCTGCGTGAACTGGCCGCCGCGACGGACGTGTTCGGGCTGCGGGACGCCATGTTCCGCGGCGAGAAGATCAACACCACCGAGAACCGTGCCGTCCTGCACATCGCGCTGCGGGCGGCGCGTGACGCGGTGGTCGAGGTCGACGGGGAGAACGTCGTCCCGCAGGTGCACGCCGTCCTCGACAAGATGGCCGGCTTCGCCGACCGGGTCCGCTCGGGGGAGTGGACGGGCCACACCGGCAAGCGCATCAAGAACGTCGTCAACATCGGCATCGGCGGCTCCGACCTCGGCCCCGCGATGGCGTACGAGGTGCTGCGCGCCTACACCGACCGCGACCTCACCGTCCGTTTCGTGTCGAACGTCGACGGTGCCGACCTGCACGAGGCCACCCGCGACCTGGACGCGGCGGAGACGCTGTTCGTCATCGCGTCCAAGACCTTCACGACCATCGAGACGATCACCAACGCCACCTCGGCGCGCGAGTGGCTGCTCGGTGAGCTGAAGGCCGGTCAGGAAGCGGTCGCCCAGCACTTCGTGGCCCTGTCGACCAACGCCGGGAAGGTCGCCGACTTCGGCATCGACACGGCGAACATGTTCGAGTTCTGGGACTGGGTCGGCGGACGGTACTCCTACGACTCGGCGATCGGTCTCTCCCTGATGATCGCCATCGGCCCGGACCGCTTCCGGGAGATGCTCGACGGCTTCCGCATCGTCGACGAGCACTTCCGCACCGCCCCCGCCGAGTCCAACGTGCCTTTGCTCCTTGGCCTGTTGGGCATCTGGTACGGCAACTTCCACGACGCGCAGTCACACGCGGTGCTGCCCTACAGCCACTACCTGTCCAAGTTCACCGCCTACCTCCAGCAGCTCGACATGGAGTCCAACGGCAAGTACGTCGGACGCGACGGGCTCGCCGTGGACTGGCAGACCGGGCCGGTGGTGTGGGGCACGCCCGGCACCAACGGGCAGCATGCCTACTACCAGTTGATCCACCAGGGCACCAAGCTGATCCCGGCGGACTTCATCGGCTTCGCCGAGCCGGTGGCCGAGCTCAGTGAGGGGCTGAAGGCGCAGCACGACCTGCTGATGGCCAACTTCTTCGCCCAGACGCAGGCGTTGGCCTTCGGCAAGACGCCGGACGAGGTGCGGGCCGAGGGGGTGCCCGAGGAGCTGGTGGCCCACAAGACGTTCCTGGGCAACCACCCGACGACGACGATCCTCGCCAAGGAGCTCACGCCGTCCGTGCTCGGGCAGCTCGTGGCGCTGTACGAGCACAAGGTGTTCATGCAGGGCGCCGTGTGGAACATCGACTCCTTCGACCAGTGGGGTGTCGAGCTGGGCAAGGTGCTCGCCAAGCGGGTCGAGCCCGCGCTGACCGAGGGCGCGGACGTGCCGGGGCTGGACGCCTCGACGCGGGCGTTGGTCGCCAAGTACCGCGAGCTGCGCGGCCGGTAA